CCACTCTCTGGACGGTGCTGAACGCCTTCGTCAAGAACTTCGGCGGCGACATCTTCGACGCCGAGGGCAAGCCGACCGTGAACCGTCCCGAGAACGTCGCCGCGGTGAAATTCTGGGCCGATCTCTGGAAGTTCTCTCCGCCCGGTCAGGCCGAGTACTCGCTGATCGACGTGCCGACCGTCATGGGCAACGGCATCGCGGCGCAGACGCTGGCCTGGAGCGATTTCGTGCTCGGCATCGACCAGCCGGGCAAGTCCAAGCTGGCCGGCAAGTTCGTCTACGCGGGCTCGCCGGCCAACGCGCAGGGCAAGAAGCGGTCCGCCGAGACCGAGCCCTCGGGCATCGTGATCAGCAAGCACAGCAAGCAGCCGGAGGCGACCTACCTCTTCCTGCAGTGGATGGTCGACAAGTCCACCCAGCAGATGCTGTTCGACCGGTCGGGCGGGGCCGGCGTGCCCATCCGCACCAGCACGTGGGCGCTGCCGAGCGTGAAGCAGTCGAAGTTCGCCCCGCTCTACGCGGCGATGCAGGACAGCCTCCGGTACGGCAGTGCCAAGCCGAAGGCCCCCAAGCTGTTCGAGATCATGGACGTGCTGGTGGGCCTCGTGCAGGAGGTCGGTCTCGGCAAGAAGACCGCCGAGCAGGCCATGAAGGAAGGACAGGAGAAGGTGCAGGCCCTCTGCGCCAAGTGCACCCTCTGACGCCCGGAGAGCGGGCGCCCCTCACCCTGCCCTCTCCCCACGGGAGAGAGGGTGGCGGCGGGTGGTTCCCCTATGCGCTGATCGCGCCGGCCATGCTGACCCTGGTGGTCGTGGCCCTCGTGCCGTTCCTCTATACGGTGTACCTGTCGCTGCACGAGATCCGGCACGCGCAGGTGGGCGACTGGGCCGGCCTCGCCAACTACCGCACCCTGCTCGCCAACCCGCGGTTCTGGCACAGCGCGGGCATCTCGCTGCTGTTCATCGCCATCGCGGTGCCGCTCGAGTTCGGCCTGGGGCTGGCCGGCGCGCTCGTCTTGAACCAGGGCGTGCGCCTGCGCTCGCTCATCATCCCGGTGCTGTTCGTGCCGACCATGATGGCACCGGTGGTGGTGGCGATCTTGTGGAAGATCATGCTCGCGGGCTCGTGGGGCCTGCTCTCCTACAACCTGATCGAGCGATTCGGCATCCTCACCGGCACCTCGGTGCTCGCCTCGCCGAGCCTGGCCCTCTACGCTCTCGTGCTGGTCGACGTGTGGCAGTGGACTCCGTTCATGATGCTGGCCTTCTTCGCCGGGCTGCAGTCGCTGCCGCTGACGCCCTACCGCGCCGCCGCGGTGGACGGGGCCAGCGACCTGCAGGCCTTCCGGCGGCTGACCCTGCCGCTCATGGCGCCCCTCATGGCGGTCATCGGGCTGCTGCGGCTCATCGACGCGTTCAAGGTCTTCGACACGATCTTCCTGCTCACGGGGGGCGGGCCCGGCACCGCCACCGAATCCACGAGCCTCTTCGTCTACAAGACCGTCTTCGACTTCTGGGACCTGGGCCCCGCCTCCGCGACCGCGGTGGTGATCTGGATCATGTTCTTCGTGTTCGCCAACGGGTTCTACCAGATCGCGCGGCGGAAGCTCGGTGCGTTCTAGCCGCCCCGTCCTGTTCACCGCGCTCGCGATGGCGTGGGCCGCGCTCGCGATCTTCCCGGTGCTCTGGATGGCCGCGATGACCGTGAAGCCGGAGGCGCTCATGTTCGCGCGACCGCCCGCGTGGTCGTTCACTCCCACCCTCGCGCATCTG
This portion of the Candidatus Methylomirabilota bacterium genome encodes:
- a CDS encoding extracellular solute-binding protein, whose product is MSARRRIWMPLVAVAMMAVAPGFAAAQAWSYKDAAKPYAGRSITILDEVTPLQEHMRTLVPEFEKATGIKVDYQLLNHFEVISKGQADMLSGRGAYDAVMLHSPQMGLLLDAGVIRAIDDLLGNKALTNPGLDRADFIEPAADSLTRFRGKTYGFLNWNYNVVYWARGDLFGHPEEKAAFKKKYGYDLAPARTLQQMRDIAEFFTRKKGEKLAGQTLDSDFYGIVMEGIKGGTTLWTVLNAFVKNFGGDIFDAEGKPTVNRPENVAAVKFWADLWKFSPPGQAEYSLIDVPTVMGNGIAAQTLAWSDFVLGIDQPGKSKLAGKFVYAGSPANAQGKKRSAETEPSGIVISKHSKQPEATYLFLQWMVDKSTQQMLFDRSGGAGVPIRTSTWALPSVKQSKFAPLYAAMQDSLRYGSAKPKAPKLFEIMDVLVGLVQEVGLGKKTAEQAMKEGQEKVQALCAKCTL
- a CDS encoding sugar ABC transporter permease, whose protein sequence is MLTLVVVALVPFLYTVYLSLHEIRHAQVGDWAGLANYRTLLANPRFWHSAGISLLFIAIAVPLEFGLGLAGALVLNQGVRLRSLIIPVLFVPTMMAPVVVAILWKIMLAGSWGLLSYNLIERFGILTGTSVLASPSLALYALVLVDVWQWTPFMMLAFFAGLQSLPLTPYRAAAVDGASDLQAFRRLTLPLMAPLMAVIGLLRLIDAFKVFDTIFLLTGGGPGTATESTSLFVYKTVFDFWDLGPASATAVVIWIMFFVFANGFYQIARRKLGAF